A genomic window from Vagococcus sp. CY52-2 includes:
- the metG gene encoding methionine--tRNA ligase: protein MEDKKTFYITTPIYYPSGKLHIGSSYTTIACDAMARYKRMKGFDVFYLTGLDEHGQKIEQKAEELGIEPQEYVDNMAMDVKKLWKLLDIDYTKFIRTTDPSHKQSVQKIFQRLVDQGDIYLGEYEGWYSVSDEEYFTENQLAEVFRNEDGKVIGGLAPSGHEVELVKEQSYFFKMSKYADRLLEYYEEHPDFIEPVSRKNEMINNFINPGLEDLAVSRTSFKWGIPVESDPKHVVYVWIDALSNYITALGYGTDDDSNFQKYWPADVHMVGKEIVRFHTIYWPIMLMALDLPLPKQIFAHGWLVMQDGKMSKSKGNVVYPEMLVRRYGLDALRYYLMRAIPFGSDGVFTPEDFVSRVNYDLANDLGNLLNRTIAMINKYCDGVVPNYASQVTDFDSELSTTAADVIGKYNKAMEKLEFNIALSEVWRLISRANKYIDETEPWNLAKDEEKQTELNSVMVHLAESLRISAILLQPIMTQAPKEIFSQLGLDDETVSMIDIRFGEFPSGTRVVSKGTPIFPRLDVEEEVAYIKEQMAQSMNQQTEEEEWKPEDVKLVSVKDKEVKFETFDEVELKVAEILDCQKVKGADKLLQFRLDAGDKGNRQILSGIAEFYPEPMDLIGKKVVIVANLKPRKIRGHISQGMILSAENSDGKLYVVEAPKGAENGSIVG from the coding sequence GTGGAAGATAAAAAAACTTTTTATATCACCACTCCGATTTATTACCCAAGTGGGAAATTACATATAGGAAGCTCGTATACAACTATAGCGTGTGATGCAATGGCTCGTTATAAACGAATGAAAGGGTTTGATGTCTTTTATTTAACAGGGCTTGATGAGCATGGTCAAAAAATTGAACAAAAAGCAGAAGAATTAGGAATTGAACCACAAGAATACGTAGATAATATGGCAATGGACGTTAAGAAATTATGGAAATTATTAGACATTGACTACACAAAATTTATCCGTACAACTGATCCTTCTCATAAACAATCTGTTCAAAAGATTTTTCAACGTTTAGTTGACCAAGGAGATATTTACTTAGGTGAATACGAAGGTTGGTATTCGGTATCAGATGAAGAGTATTTCACTGAAAATCAATTAGCTGAAGTCTTTAGAAATGAAGATGGAAAAGTTATTGGTGGATTAGCTCCGAGTGGTCATGAAGTAGAACTTGTTAAAGAACAAAGCTATTTCTTTAAAATGAGCAAATATGCAGACCGTTTATTAGAATATTACGAAGAACACCCAGATTTTATTGAACCAGTTTCTCGTAAAAATGAAATGATTAATAATTTTATTAACCCAGGTTTAGAAGACTTAGCTGTTAGCCGTACATCTTTCAAATGGGGAATTCCTGTTGAAAGTGATCCAAAACATGTGGTATATGTATGGATTGATGCGCTATCAAACTATATTACCGCTTTAGGTTATGGTACAGACGATGATAGTAACTTCCAAAAATACTGGCCAGCTGATGTTCATATGGTTGGTAAAGAAATCGTCCGTTTCCATACCATTTATTGGCCAATTATGTTAATGGCACTTGATTTGCCGTTACCAAAACAAATTTTTGCTCATGGTTGGTTAGTGATGCAAGATGGTAAAATGTCTAAATCAAAGGGGAATGTGGTTTACCCTGAAATGTTAGTAAGACGTTACGGATTAGATGCACTACGTTACTATTTAATGCGTGCAATTCCGTTTGGTTCAGATGGTGTGTTTACACCAGAAGATTTTGTTTCTCGTGTGAATTATGACTTAGCCAATGACTTAGGTAATTTATTAAATCGTACGATTGCGATGATTAATAAATATTGTGATGGTGTCGTACCAAACTACGCCTCTCAGGTAACAGATTTTGATAGTGAATTATCAACAACTGCTGCAGATGTGATTGGTAAATATAATAAAGCAATGGAAAAATTAGAGTTTAACATTGCGTTAAGTGAAGTATGGCGTCTCATTTCTCGTGCGAATAAATACATTGATGAGACTGAGCCATGGAACTTAGCGAAAGATGAAGAAAAACAAACAGAATTAAATAGTGTCATGGTTCATTTAGCCGAAAGTTTACGCATTTCTGCTATTTTACTACAACCAATTATGACGCAAGCACCAAAAGAAATCTTTAGCCAATTAGGATTGGATGATGAAACAGTCTCTATGATTGATATTCGTTTTGGAGAGTTCCCTTCTGGTACCAGAGTTGTCAGCAAAGGAACGCCTATTTTCCCACGTCTAGATGTTGAAGAAGAAGTAGCTTATATTAAAGAACAGATGGCTCAAAGTATGAATCAACAGACAGAAGAAGAAGAATGGAAACCAGAAGATGTGAAGCTTGTTTCTGTTAAAGATAAAGAAGTAAAATTTGAAACGTTTGATGAAGTTGAATTAAAAGTGGCTGAAATTTTAGACTGTCAAAAAGTTAAAGGGGCAGATAAATTATTGCAATTTAGATTAGATGCTGGTGACAAAGGCAATCGCCAAATTTTATCAGGAATTGCAGAATTTTATCCTGAACCAATGGATTTAATTGGTAAAAAAGTGGTGATTGTGGCTAACTTGAAACCAAGAAAAATTCGTGGACATATCAGTCAAGGAATGATTTTATCAGCTGAAAATTCAGATGGAAAATTATATGTTGTTGAAGCACCAAAAGGAGCAGAAAACGGCAGTATCGTTGGATAG
- a CDS encoding ABC transporter ATP-binding protein: MVEIALKHIYKKYDGNPNYSVTDFNLHIEDREFIVFVGPSGCGKSTTLRMVAGLEDISEGELWIGDKLVNDVAPKDRDIAMVFQNYALYPHMTVYDNMAFGLKLRKYDKEEIRKRVENAGEILGLTDYLQRKPAALSGGQRQRVALGRAIVRDAKVFLMDEPLSNLDAKLRVAMRAEIAKLHRRLETTTIYVTHDQTEAMTMADRIVIMKDGFIQQIGTPKEVYDTPNNVFVAGFIGSPAMNIFNVELTEDGHITDGHDLNVQLPEGKFKILREQGYVNKPLIFGIRPEDIHSEILAKEASPNSIVKSEVVVSELLGAETMLYTKTGETEFISKVDARSTYRPGEVIELAFNLNKAHFFDPQTEQVIR; this comes from the coding sequence ATGGTAGAAATTGCTTTAAAACACATTTATAAAAAATATGATGGAAACCCTAATTATTCTGTTACAGATTTTAATTTACATATTGAAGACCGTGAATTTATCGTGTTTGTTGGCCCTTCTGGTTGTGGTAAATCAACAACATTACGTATGGTAGCTGGTCTTGAAGATATTTCAGAAGGTGAACTTTGGATTGGTGATAAATTAGTCAATGACGTTGCGCCAAAAGATCGTGATATCGCGATGGTTTTCCAAAACTATGCGTTATATCCTCATATGACCGTCTACGATAATATGGCATTTGGTTTAAAACTTCGTAAATATGACAAAGAAGAAATCAGAAAACGTGTCGAAAATGCTGGTGAAATTCTTGGTTTAACAGATTACTTACAACGAAAACCCGCAGCTTTATCTGGTGGACAACGACAACGTGTGGCATTAGGTCGTGCGATTGTGCGTGATGCTAAAGTATTTTTAATGGATGAACCTTTATCAAACTTAGACGCAAAACTTCGTGTGGCAATGCGTGCAGAAATCGCGAAACTTCATCGTCGTTTGGAAACAACCACTATTTACGTTACCCATGACCAAACTGAAGCGATGACTATGGCCGATCGCATTGTTATTATGAAAGATGGTTTTATCCAACAAATTGGGACACCAAAAGAAGTATATGACACACCAAACAATGTATTTGTCGCTGGATTCATCGGCTCTCCTGCTATGAACATATTTAACGTTGAATTAACAGAAGATGGGCATATCACTGATGGTCATGATTTAAACGTTCAGTTGCCTGAAGGAAAATTCAAAATTTTACGTGAACAAGGATACGTTAACAAACCATTAATTTTTGGTATTCGCCCTGAAGATATCCATAGTGAAATTCTTGCAAAAGAAGCTTCTCCAAATAGTATTGTTAAATCTGAAGTAGTTGTATCAGAATTACTTGGAGCTGAAACAATGCTTTATACAAAAACGGGTGAAACAGAGTTCATATCAAAAGTGGATGCCCGATCAACGTATCGTCCAGGAGAAGTGATTGAATTAGCTTTCAACTTAAACAAGGCTCACTTCTTTGATCCTCAAACAGAACAAGTTATTAGATAA
- a CDS encoding TatD family hydrolase — MIFDTHTHLNAEQFNDDYKEVIERAAQLGVTEMAVVGFDTPTIERSLELSEQYPFIHSIIGWHPTEAGRYTKEIEKDLQEKLTNPRVVTLGEIGLDYYWMNDDPDVQEKVFRRQIAIAKEMNLPISIHTRDAMEDTYKILKSEGIQDIGGIMHSFGGDSEWAKRFLDLGMHISFSGVVTFKKTLEVQEAAKIVPMDKLLVETDAPYLAPVPYRGKRNEPGYTHYVVDKISELRNLPYQTVAKETTKNAHRLFRLEEND; from the coding sequence ATGATTTTTGATACACACACACATTTAAATGCAGAACAATTTAATGACGATTATAAAGAAGTCATTGAGCGAGCAGCACAACTAGGTGTAACTGAAATGGCAGTAGTAGGATTTGATACACCAACGATTGAACGCTCGTTAGAGTTAAGTGAACAGTACCCTTTTATTCATAGTATTATTGGGTGGCATCCGACTGAAGCAGGAAGGTACACAAAAGAGATTGAAAAAGATTTACAAGAAAAATTAACGAATCCTCGTGTTGTGACATTGGGAGAAATTGGATTAGATTACTATTGGATGAATGACGATCCTGACGTACAAGAAAAAGTCTTTCGTCGTCAAATTGCGATTGCTAAAGAGATGAATCTACCAATTAGCATCCATACAAGAGATGCGATGGAAGATACTTATAAGATTTTAAAATCAGAAGGCATTCAAGATATTGGAGGCATTATGCATAGTTTTGGTGGCGATAGCGAGTGGGCGAAACGTTTTTTAGATTTAGGGATGCATATTTCGTTTAGTGGTGTTGTCACATTTAAGAAAACACTAGAAGTTCAAGAAGCAGCAAAAATTGTCCCAATGGATAAATTATTAGTGGAAACTGATGCACCGTATTTAGCGCCTGTGCCATATCGTGGAAAACGTAATGAACCTGGGTATACACATTATGTCGTTGATAAAATTTCTGAATTAAGAAATTTACCTTATCAAACAGTGGCAAAAGAAACAACAAAAAATGCACATAGATTGTTTAGGTTAGAAGAAAATGACTAA
- the rnmV gene encoding ribonuclease M5 has protein sequence MTKEKISEIVVVEGKDDTKRLQQVLDVDTIETNGSALNNETLDKIKHAQRVRGVIVFTDPDFPGEKIRKQIMAVVPDAKHAFIPRSKGVPKKKHGSLGVEHASNEAIIQALKDVSTPTTNHFESDITVEDLIQFGLIAGNGSRVRREKLGELLNIGYTNGKQLKKRLSMFQITKEKFLEAMKEIIEGETNE, from the coding sequence ATGACTAAAGAAAAAATATCAGAAATAGTGGTTGTAGAAGGAAAAGACGATACAAAACGATTGCAGCAAGTGTTAGACGTTGACACGATAGAAACGAATGGTTCGGCGTTAAATAACGAAACGTTGGATAAAATTAAACACGCTCAACGTGTGCGTGGTGTGATTGTGTTTACTGATCCAGATTTTCCTGGTGAAAAAATCCGTAAGCAGATTATGGCTGTCGTGCCTGATGCTAAACATGCTTTTATCCCTCGCTCAAAGGGAGTTCCTAAAAAGAAACATGGTAGTTTGGGCGTAGAACATGCCAGTAATGAAGCAATTATTCAAGCGCTAAAAGATGTTTCAACACCCACAACCAATCATTTTGAATCTGACATCACGGTGGAAGATTTAATTCAATTTGGATTAATAGCCGGAAATGGCTCGAGAGTTAGACGAGAAAAACTAGGTGAGTTACTTAATATCGGCTATACAAATGGAAAACAATTAAAAAAACGATTAAGTATGTTTCAAATAACAAAAGAAAAATTCTTAGAGGCAATGAAAGAGATAATAGAAGGTGAAACGAATGAATGA
- the rsmA gene encoding 16S rRNA (adenine(1518)-N(6)/adenine(1519)-N(6))-dimethyltransferase RsmA, whose protein sequence is MNEYKDIATPSRTKEILKKHGFSFKKSLGQNFLTEPNILRKIAEAGDLSKEDGVIEIGPGIGALTEHLARHAGKVLAFEIDQRLIPVLEDTLSPYDNITVVNEDILKADVVAEAKKVFDEEQPIKVVANLPYYITTPIMMHLLMSPLDITTMVVMMQKEVADRMTAKPSTKAYGSLSIAVQFYMEAKLAFIVPKTAFVPQPNVDSAIIKLEKRETPIVDVIDETFFFELTRASFTQRRKTLWNNLTSHFGKDDQTKQWLEKSLEESDIDPKRRGETLSIAEFGKLSNVLITNKK, encoded by the coding sequence ATGAATGAATACAAAGACATAGCAACACCTAGTCGAACGAAAGAAATACTAAAAAAACATGGGTTCTCATTTAAAAAGAGTTTAGGACAAAATTTTTTAACAGAACCTAATATCTTAAGAAAAATTGCCGAAGCAGGAGACTTGTCAAAAGAAGATGGTGTGATTGAAATCGGTCCAGGTATCGGTGCTTTAACGGAACATTTAGCACGACATGCTGGAAAAGTGCTAGCATTTGAAATCGACCAACGTTTAATTCCGGTATTAGAAGATACGTTGTCACCTTATGATAATATTACAGTCGTTAATGAAGATATTTTAAAAGCTGATGTCGTGGCCGAAGCAAAAAAAGTATTTGATGAAGAGCAACCAATCAAAGTCGTTGCCAATTTGCCTTATTATATTACGACACCCATCATGATGCATTTATTGATGTCACCACTAGATATCACGACAATGGTTGTGATGATGCAAAAAGAAGTGGCGGATCGCATGACAGCAAAACCGTCAACGAAGGCTTATGGCTCGTTATCAATCGCCGTCCAATTTTATATGGAAGCAAAACTCGCATTTATTGTGCCAAAAACAGCTTTTGTTCCACAACCTAATGTGGATTCAGCGATTATTAAGTTAGAAAAAAGAGAGACACCGATTGTTGACGTGATAGATGAAACATTCTTTTTTGAATTAACACGTGCTTCGTTCACACAACGTCGTAAAACATTATGGAACAATTTAACGAGTCATTTTGGAAAAGATGACCAAACAAAACAGTGGTTAGAAAAATCATTGGAAGAGAGTGACATAGACCCAAAACGTCGTGGTGAGACATTAAGCATTGCAGAATTTGGAAAATTATCAAACGTGTTAATCACGAATAAAAAATAA